One region of Streptomyces capillispiralis genomic DNA includes:
- a CDS encoding SpoIIE family protein phosphatase, with product MANVVSEGAAGRSTRTLRAEAALRTITADRESPERVRRILEQALVFAGAAFAAVYTPSADGELLYLAESAGVPRTLCGVRDSYPAAGRAPVAEAHRGRPVWLGPKDLAAQAQSRRVPSRDFFLAALPLRHDGGGCLLAVSERAHGFDADDRVCLGLVADAIAFPAPSSAADGADLPPGGFSLAMDTGRVRVDQQILDLFGLDPDDFDGRVETLLSLTVPEDLPSLMSAVEADHMTIGDRELEFRVLQPTGPPKWLRLSGRLVPGGEGRPARLVGTVVDASTLRSDITDVARVQRLAAALATAVTVRDVGKAVVAALRRPLRADRIALAELENDRLVVTVLDPPEPEAWPALWRAEWRTEWPDAPVRTMPTLAAALREGRSRIWPAGSPLEDTLAEVGPGGLAMLPLPAGNRMAGACLIGWDTPHDFGADERALLTAAAGLAGQALMRARAFDAEHELVGMLQRQLLPRRLPRLPGAVAVARYLPSTAGLELGGDWYDVIPLPDNHVALVIGDVQGHSAGAATLMGQMRTALRAYAVEGHPPDVVVSHANRLLMDMETDLFATCCYVDVDMEEGFAWCVRAGHLPPVLRHPDGRTDIAEAEGGPPLGVVRQSDFPMSPLRLQPGTMIALTTDGLVESHEADIDEGMDRFARQLSTADPAHLGQVADALLGKAPRSDDVALLLMRYDGMAARPLRESWTVWRVPQAVGHARRFTRRTLRSWGVTENIDAALLVVSELVTNALVHTDGKVRLDLTLVNDRLRLAVADASPRTPVKPTSIGWEATGGRGILLVEAVSAAWGTLPVSGGKQVWAEFALRH from the coding sequence GCCAACGTGGTCAGTGAGGGCGCTGCGGGACGCAGCACGAGAACGCTGCGTGCGGAAGCTGCCCTGAGGACGATCACGGCCGACCGGGAGTCGCCCGAACGGGTGCGCAGGATCCTGGAGCAGGCCCTCGTCTTCGCCGGCGCCGCATTCGCCGCCGTGTACACGCCCAGCGCGGACGGAGAGCTGCTGTACCTGGCGGAGTCCGCCGGCGTGCCCAGAACGCTGTGCGGGGTGCGCGACAGCTACCCCGCCGCCGGGCGCGCCCCCGTCGCCGAGGCCCACCGCGGCCGGCCGGTGTGGCTGGGCCCCAAGGACCTCGCCGCGCAGGCCCAGTCGCGGCGCGTGCCCAGCCGCGACTTCTTCCTGGCCGCCCTTCCCCTGCGCCACGACGGCGGCGGCTGCCTGCTCGCCGTGAGTGAGCGCGCCCACGGGTTCGACGCCGACGACCGCGTCTGCCTCGGCCTCGTCGCCGACGCCATCGCCTTCCCGGCGCCGTCCTCGGCCGCCGACGGCGCCGACCTGCCGCCGGGCGGCTTCAGCCTCGCCATGGACACCGGCCGGGTCCGGGTGGACCAGCAGATCCTGGACCTGTTCGGACTCGACCCGGACGACTTCGACGGGCGGGTGGAGACCCTGCTGAGCCTGACGGTGCCGGAGGACCTGCCCTCGCTGATGTCCGCCGTCGAGGCCGACCACATGACGATCGGCGACCGCGAACTGGAGTTCCGGGTGCTCCAGCCCACCGGCCCGCCCAAGTGGCTCCGGCTGAGCGGCCGGCTGGTGCCCGGCGGCGAGGGGCGCCCGGCGCGCCTCGTGGGCACCGTCGTCGACGCCTCCACCCTGCGCTCCGACATCACCGACGTGGCCCGCGTCCAGCGGCTCGCCGCGGCACTGGCCACGGCCGTCACGGTCCGCGACGTCGGCAAGGCGGTGGTCGCCGCGCTGCGCCGGCCGCTGCGGGCCGACCGGATCGCGCTCGCCGAGCTGGAGAACGACCGGCTCGTCGTCACCGTCCTCGACCCGCCCGAACCGGAGGCATGGCCCGCGCTGTGGCGCGCGGAGTGGCGCACCGAGTGGCCCGACGCGCCCGTGCGCACCATGCCCACCCTCGCCGCGGCCCTGCGCGAGGGCCGGTCCCGGATCTGGCCGGCGGGCTCCCCGCTGGAGGACACCCTCGCCGAGGTCGGCCCCGGCGGCCTCGCCATGCTGCCGCTGCCCGCCGGGAACCGCATGGCCGGCGCCTGCCTGATCGGCTGGGACACCCCGCACGACTTCGGCGCCGACGAACGCGCCCTGCTCACCGCCGCCGCCGGCCTCGCCGGACAGGCCCTGATGCGGGCCCGCGCCTTCGACGCCGAACACGAGCTGGTCGGCATGCTCCAGCGCCAGCTGCTGCCGCGCCGCCTGCCCCGCCTGCCGGGAGCGGTCGCCGTCGCCCGCTACCTCCCCAGCACCGCCGGCCTGGAACTCGGCGGCGACTGGTACGACGTGATCCCGCTGCCGGACAACCACGTCGCCCTCGTCATCGGCGACGTCCAGGGCCACAGCGCCGGCGCCGCCACCCTGATGGGGCAGATGCGCACCGCGCTGCGCGCCTACGCCGTCGAGGGACACCCGCCGGACGTCGTGGTCTCCCACGCCAACCGGCTCCTCATGGACATGGAGACCGACCTCTTCGCCACCTGCTGCTATGTCGACGTCGACATGGAGGAGGGCTTCGCCTGGTGCGTGCGCGCGGGTCACCTGCCGCCGGTGCTGCGTCACCCGGACGGCCGCACCGACATCGCGGAGGCCGAGGGCGGCCCGCCGCTCGGGGTGGTGCGGCAGAGCGACTTCCCCATGAGCCCGCTCCGGCTGCAGCCCGGCACCATGATCGCGCTCACCACGGACGGCCTGGTCGAGTCCCACGAGGCCGACATCGACGAGGGCATGGACCGCTTCGCCCGGCAGCTGTCCACCGCCGACCCCGCCCACCTCGGGCAGGTCGCGGACGCCCTGCTCGGCAAGGCACCGCGCAGCGACGACGTCGCCCTGCTGCTGATGCGCTACGACGGCATGGCCGCACGTCCGCTGCGCGAGAGCTGGACCGTGTGGCGGGTGCCCCAGGCGGTCGGGCACGCCCGCCGCTTCACCCGGCGCACCCTGCGCTCCTGGGGCGTGACCGAGAACATCGACGCGGCCCTGCTGGTCGTCTCGGAGCTGGTCACCAACGCCCTGGTGCACACCGACGGCAAGGTCCGCCTCGACCTCACGCTGGTCAACGACCGGCTGCGGCTCGCCGTCGCCGACGCCTCGCCCCGCACCCCCGTGAAGCCCACCAGCATCGGCTGGGAGGCCACCGGGGGCCGGGGCATCCTGCTTGTCGAGGCCGTGTCGGCGGCCTGGGGCACACTCCCGGTCAGCGGGGGCAAGCAGGTGTGGGCGGAGTTCGCGCTCCGGCACTGA